In Iodobacter fluviatilis, one DNA window encodes the following:
- a CDS encoding single-stranded DNA-binding protein: MASLNKVILIGNLGKDPENRFLPSGGAVCNFSIATTESWKDKASGQKQEKTEWHNITMYGRLAEVAGQFLKKGSSVYLEGRLQTRKWQDKATGQDRYTTEIIADEMKMLGSRSGDSSSGVDGQQSSGRQQRPAAAATPASSVPRNFDDFEDDIPF, encoded by the coding sequence ATGGCTTCTCTTAATAAAGTAATTCTGATTGGAAATTTAGGTAAAGATCCTGAAAATCGTTTTCTGCCATCGGGTGGTGCAGTGTGTAACTTCAGTATTGCGACCACCGAAAGTTGGAAAGATAAAGCCTCCGGGCAAAAGCAAGAAAAAACCGAATGGCATAACATCACTATGTATGGGCGCTTGGCTGAGGTTGCTGGCCAGTTTCTAAAAAAAGGTTCTTCCGTGTACCTGGAGGGGCGTTTGCAAACCCGTAAATGGCAAGACAAAGCCACAGGGCAAGATCGCTATACAACTGAAATTATTGCCGATGAAATGAAAATGCTTGGTAGTCGTTCCGGTGATAGCAGCAGTGGAGTGGATGGCCAGCAAAGTAGTGGGCGGCAACAGCGTCCTGCTGCTGCAGCAACGCCTGCTTCTTCAGTTCCGAGAAACTTTGACGATTTTGAGGATGATATTCCGTTTTGA